A stretch of Chitinophaga caeni DNA encodes these proteins:
- the tsf gene encoding translation elongation factor Ts yields the protein MAQITAADVNKLRQQTGAGMMDCRKALVESDGDIEKAIDYLRKKGQKVAALRSDRETKEGVVIAKVNGDASAGVILCLSCETDFVAKNEDFVNFAQTLTDLALTSGVKTLDELNATAFDGATVADKVNEQVAKIGEKVNLSKFERVEAAAVTAYIHGNYRMGVLVGFNNAVNEEVGKDVAMQIAAMNPLAIDADSVPAETIAREKEIAVEQVKAEGKPAEMAEKIAAGKVNKFLKENTLLAQAFVKDGNKSVADYLKSVGADLKVTTFKRVALG from the coding sequence ATGGCACAAATTACAGCGGCCGACGTAAACAAATTGCGTCAGCAAACAGGAGCTGGAATGATGGATTGTAGAAAAGCTTTAGTGGAAAGTGATGGTGATATCGAAAAAGCGATCGACTACCTGCGCAAAAAAGGTCAAAAAGTTGCTGCTTTACGTTCTGATCGTGAAACTAAAGAAGGTGTGGTAATTGCTAAAGTTAATGGTGACGCCTCTGCTGGTGTGATCCTTTGCTTGAGCTGTGAAACCGACTTCGTAGCTAAAAACGAAGATTTCGTGAACTTCGCTCAAACTTTGACTGATCTGGCTTTGACTTCAGGTGTTAAGACTTTGGATGAATTAAATGCTACCGCTTTCGATGGCGCTACCGTTGCTGATAAAGTAAACGAACAAGTGGCTAAAATCGGGGAAAAAGTAAACCTTAGCAAATTCGAAAGAGTTGAAGCTGCTGCCGTTACTGCCTATATTCACGGTAACTACCGCATGGGTGTGTTGGTTGGCTTCAACAATGCTGTAAACGAAGAAGTGGGTAAAGATGTAGCGATGCAAATCGCCGCTATGAACCCATTGGCTATCGATGCCGACAGCGTTCCTGCTGAAACGATCGCCCGCGAAAAAGAAATCGCGGTTGAACAAGTGAAAGCTGAAGGTAAACCTGCTGAAATGGCTGAGAAAATTGCTGCCGGTAAGGTGAACAAATTTTTGAAAGAAAACACCTTGCTTGCACAAGCTTTCGTGAAAGATGGCAACAAATCCGTTGCCGATTACTTGAAGTCTGTTGGTGCGGACCTTAAAGTAACCACTTTCAAACGTGTTGCATTAGGATAA
- the rpsI gene encoding 30S ribosomal protein S9, producing MEKQKNTLGRRKEAVARVYMSKGSGSITVNDKDYKTYFPLVYLQNQVEAPLKAIDALDKFDVKVTAQGGGIKGQAEAIKLGIARGLCEINPEFRPVLKAAGFMTRDPRGVERKKPGKAKARRSFQFSKR from the coding sequence ATGGAAAAACAAAAAAATACTCTCGGTCGTCGTAAAGAAGCAGTTGCACGTGTTTACATGAGCAAAGGCAGTGGTAGCATTACCGTGAACGACAAGGACTATAAAACATACTTTCCCCTGGTTTACTTACAAAACCAAGTTGAAGCGCCGTTGAAAGCAATCGATGCTTTAGACAAATTCGACGTGAAAGTAACTGCTCAAGGTGGTGGTATTAAAGGTCAAGCTGAAGCTATTAAGTTAGGTATTGCCCGCGGTTTATGCGAAATCAACCCTGAATTCCGTCCTGTATTGAAAGCAGCCGGCTTCATGACCCGTGATCCTAGGGGCGTTGAACGTAAGAAACCAGGTAAAGCAAAAGCAAGAAGGAGCTTCCAGTTCTCTAAACGTTAA
- a CDS encoding RagB/SusD family nutrient uptake outer membrane protein, giving the protein MKLFKSKHIMGAFLITMVFTNTACNKKLEVLPINMITPDQIQDDEDIFAILSGCYNSFQNFDSYGERFFIVADLLANAGQVYWVGNYPSYRDIEDKKQISDNDLAAGMWLNSYSIIYSANTVLKYIDLANNNNKTAYEAEARFIRALAYFNLVNFYSLPYSDGNAASNEAVPLILNAYEDYQETRDKVSRTTVEKVYNQIIDDLTFAAETEDFAIAKGRGNRYAAYAYLAKVYLNQGKYAEAANAANKAASTNFVLSKSFESEFNNSDPTPEDLFGILQSSQSNSGTANNGIHTLLAPHPEGRGDIRIDTSLLNIYENGDDRKDFIIWGAGIAVLTQGLYTKKYLELYRVIPIIRLADVLLMRAEANLRNNSTIGADPLDDINAVRGRAHASLLDDVTADDVVAERLRELAFEGDRLWTLKRLKMDVGDYPYNDPMLVLPVPQRERDANGNLSQNEGYND; this is encoded by the coding sequence ATGAAATTATTTAAATCTAAACATATAATGGGAGCTTTCTTAATTACAATGGTATTTACTAATACTGCTTGTAATAAGAAATTGGAAGTCCTCCCTATTAATATGATCACACCGGATCAAATTCAAGATGATGAGGATATTTTTGCCATTTTAAGCGGGTGCTATAACTCATTCCAAAATTTTGATAGCTACGGTGAACGATTCTTTATCGTAGCAGATCTCTTGGCAAATGCCGGGCAAGTATACTGGGTTGGAAATTACCCTTCCTACAGGGATATTGAAGATAAAAAACAAATATCCGACAACGATCTAGCCGCAGGTATGTGGTTAAATAGTTACTCTATTATCTACAGCGCCAACACCGTATTAAAATATATAGACCTAGCAAATAATAACAATAAAACTGCTTACGAAGCCGAGGCCCGTTTTATCCGTGCGTTAGCATATTTTAACCTTGTGAATTTTTACAGCTTACCGTATTCAGATGGTAATGCAGCCTCAAATGAAGCTGTTCCATTGATTCTAAATGCCTACGAAGATTATCAAGAAACTAGGGATAAAGTAAGCCGTACTACTGTTGAGAAGGTATATAATCAAATCATTGATGATCTAACTTTTGCTGCAGAAACAGAAGATTTCGCAATTGCTAAAGGCAGGGGCAATAGGTACGCTGCTTACGCATATTTAGCCAAAGTTTATTTAAACCAGGGTAAATATGCCGAAGCTGCTAATGCAGCTAACAAAGCCGCAAGCACTAACTTCGTATTAAGCAAGAGCTTTGAATCCGAGTTTAACAACTCTGATCCGACCCCGGAAGACTTATTCGGTATTCTCCAATCATCCCAAAGCAATTCAGGTACTGCTAACAATGGTATACACACCCTGTTGGCACCTCATCCAGAAGGTCGAGGGGACATCCGCATCGATACTTCGTTATTAAATATATACGAAAATGGAGATGACAGAAAAGATTTCATAATTTGGGGAGCCGGGATTGCCGTACTAACTCAGGGGCTTTATACAAAGAAATATTTAGAATTATACCGCGTCATCCCCATCATCCGCTTAGCCGATGTACTCTTGATGAGAGCCGAAGCTAATTTGCGTAACAATTCCACCATAGGGGCTGATCCTTTAGACGATATTAACGCCGTAAGGGGACGAGCACATGCCAGTTTACTGGATGACGTTACTGCCGACGACGTTGTTGCAGAGCGTTTACGCGAGCTAGCTTTTGAAGGAGATCGCCTTTGGACCTTAAAACGCCTGAAGATGGATGTAGGTGATTACCCTTACAATGACCCGATGCTGGTATTGCCAGTTCCGCAAAGGGAACGTGATGCCAACGGTAACCTGAGCCAAAACGAAGGTTACAATGATTAA
- the pyrH gene encoding UMP kinase yields MLPKYKRILLKLSGESLMGESNYGIDPKVIQQYAQDIKSVTDLGVQVAVVIGGGNIYRGMNEAETGIERAQGDYMGMLATVINGMAMQSGLEKIGLYTRLQSAIKMEQIAEPYIRRRAIRHLEKGRVVIFGAGTGNPYFTTDTAASLRAIEIQADVILKGTRVDGIYTADPEKDSSAVKYETISFSEVYQKSLNVMDMTAFTLCQENKLPIIVFDMNRPGNLLHVIMGRNVGTLVQA; encoded by the coding sequence ATGTTGCCAAAGTACAAACGTATCCTGCTAAAATTGAGTGGTGAATCTTTAATGGGAGAAAGTAATTACGGAATTGATCCGAAAGTTATCCAGCAATATGCTCAAGATATCAAGTCCGTAACTGACCTGGGCGTACAAGTAGCTGTCGTAATAGGCGGTGGCAACATTTACCGTGGAATGAACGAGGCAGAAACCGGTATTGAAAGGGCACAAGGAGACTATATGGGCATGCTCGCCACCGTGATTAACGGTATGGCCATGCAAAGTGGATTGGAAAAAATCGGTCTTTATACCCGCTTACAGTCTGCCATCAAAATGGAACAGATCGCGGAGCCTTATATCCGCCGCAGGGCCATCAGGCACCTTGAAAAAGGACGGGTAGTGATTTTCGGCGCCGGAACCGGTAATCCTTATTTTACTACGGATACGGCTGCTTCCCTTAGGGCCATCGAAATACAAGCCGATGTAATCCTGAAAGGCACCCGCGTAGATGGCATCTATACCGCCGACCCGGAAAAAGATAGCTCCGCCGTGAAATACGAAACCATCTCTTTCTCGGAAGTTTACCAAAAATCCTTAAACGTGATGGACATGACCGCTTTCACGCTTTGCCAGGAAAATAAACTCCCCATCATTGTATTTGACATGAATCGCCCCGGTAATTTACTACATGTTATCATGGGTAGAAATGTAGGTACCTTGGTACAAGCATAG
- the rplM gene encoding 50S ribosomal protein L13 has product MNTLSFRTKSANEATVKRDWYVVDATNMTLGRMAARIAAILRGKNKPYYTPHTDCGDYVIVINADKIVLTGNKMNDKEYENYSGYPGGRKVEIAKDLLRRRPIVLTERAVKGMLPKNRLGRAMYKKLFVYAGAEHPHAAQKPQSLTF; this is encoded by the coding sequence ATGAATACTTTAAGTTTCAGAACAAAATCTGCTAACGAAGCTACAGTAAAGCGCGATTGGTACGTTGTAGACGCGACCAATATGACGTTAGGCAGAATGGCTGCAAGGATTGCGGCTATCTTAAGAGGTAAAAACAAACCTTATTATACTCCTCATACTGACTGTGGAGATTACGTAATCGTTATTAATGCCGACAAAATCGTTTTGACCGGTAACAAAATGAACGATAAGGAATACGAAAACTACTCCGGTTACCCAGGTGGTCGTAAAGTAGAGATCGCTAAAGATCTTTTACGTCGTCGTCCAATTGTACTGACAGAGAGAGCAGTGAAAGGTATGTTGCCTAAAAACCGTTTAGGCCGTGCGATGTACAAAAAATTATTTGTATATGCAGGTGCAGAACATCCACATGCAGCACAAAAACCACAGTCATTAACTTTCTAA
- the rpsB gene encoding 30S ribosomal protein S2, giving the protein MENNTSLQQQLLEAGVHFGHLKKKWNPKMLPYIFAEKKGIHIIDLNKTVEGLQDAAAALKSIAKSGKKIMFVATKKQAKEIVADAAKRVNMPYVTERWLGGMLTNFATIRKSVKKMQSIEKMLTDGTFDNITKKERLTLTRDKEKMEKVLGGIAQLARVPAALFIVDISHEHIALAEAKRLGIATFGMVDTNSDPTKIDFPVPANDDATKSIAIITNFIAAAIAEGLSERANEKIEDVVEEEESDAKLRNFDVEGGEESEGGRKPRTGGPGRGQGGNQRGGQGAGRGGQRGGGQGGARRPSNAGANKRPGGGR; this is encoded by the coding sequence ATGGAAAATAATACCTCATTACAGCAGCAGTTACTGGAAGCCGGTGTACACTTTGGCCACTTGAAGAAAAAGTGGAATCCAAAAATGCTGCCTTATATTTTCGCAGAAAAGAAAGGTATTCACATCATAGACCTCAACAAAACTGTTGAAGGCTTACAAGATGCAGCTGCTGCATTGAAATCTATCGCTAAAAGCGGTAAGAAAATCATGTTCGTAGCTACTAAAAAACAAGCGAAAGAAATCGTTGCCGATGCCGCTAAACGCGTGAACATGCCTTACGTTACCGAAAGGTGGTTAGGTGGTATGTTGACTAACTTCGCAACGATCCGTAAGAGCGTGAAGAAAATGCAAAGCATTGAGAAGATGTTGACTGACGGAACTTTCGATAACATCACTAAAAAAGAACGTCTTACCTTAACCCGCGATAAAGAGAAAATGGAGAAAGTATTGGGCGGTATCGCTCAATTAGCTCGCGTTCCTGCTGCTCTTTTCATCGTGGATATCAGTCACGAACACATCGCTTTAGCTGAAGCTAAACGCTTGGGTATCGCTACTTTCGGTATGGTGGATACTAACTCCGACCCTACCAAGATCGACTTCCCTGTTCCTGCCAACGATGACGCTACTAAGTCTATCGCTATCATCACTAACTTCATCGCAGCTGCTATCGCTGAAGGTTTGTCTGAAAGAGCTAACGAGAAAATCGAAGATGTAGTTGAAGAAGAAGAATCAGATGCTAAACTGCGCAACTTCGATGTTGAAGGTGGTGAAGAATCTGAAGGTGGTAGAAAACCTCGCACTGGCGGCCCTGGTCGCGGTCAAGGTGGTAACCAACGTGGTGGTCAAGGTGCTGGCCGTGGCGGTCAACGCGGTGGTGGACAAGGCGGTGCTCGTCGCCCATCTAACGCCGGTGCTAACAAACGCCCAGGTGGTGGCCGTTAA